In a single window of the Streptomyces sp. NBC_00353 genome:
- the cysC gene encoding adenylyl-sulfate kinase: MSVTETGATIWLTGLPSAGKTTIAYELAGRLRGEGHRVEVLDGDEIREFLSAGLGFSREDRHTNVQRIGFVAELLAANGVKVLVPVIAPYADSRDAVRKRHQAEGTAYLEVHVATPVEVCSVRDVKGLYAKQAAGEISGLTGVDDPYEAPESPDLRIESHQQTVQESAAELYALLSERGAA; encoded by the coding sequence ATGAGCGTGACGGAGACGGGAGCCACCATCTGGCTCACCGGTCTGCCGAGCGCGGGCAAGACCACCATCGCGTACGAACTGGCCGGCCGGCTGCGCGGCGAGGGCCACCGGGTGGAGGTGCTCGACGGCGACGAGATCCGGGAGTTCCTCTCCGCGGGGCTCGGCTTCTCCCGCGAGGACCGGCACACCAACGTCCAGCGGATCGGCTTCGTCGCCGAACTCCTGGCCGCCAACGGCGTGAAGGTGCTGGTTCCGGTCATCGCCCCGTACGCGGACAGCCGTGACGCCGTACGCAAGCGCCATCAGGCGGAGGGCACCGCGTATCTGGAGGTGCATGTCGCGACTCCGGTGGAGGTGTGCTCCGTACGCGATGTGAAGGGCCTCTACGCCAAGCAGGCGGCGGGCGAGATCAGCGGGCTCACCGGGGTCGACGACCCGTACGAGGCGCCCGAGTCGCCGGACCTGCGGATCGAGTCGCACCAGCAGACCGTGCAGGAGTCCGCGGCGGAGCTGTATGCGCTGCTGAGCGAGAGGGGTGCAGCGTGA
- a CDS encoding helix-turn-helix domain-containing protein — METGPVEVTRLAALGSDRATRLLHKAREARLAGDRPPVAPRAEIGASWDRVLRSGIDPEQSTQSVLLETDEIEHRRRSSALGEVMPLLSDGLVSIADTAQQIMVVTDTEGRVLWRQGNSGVLRRADGICLEEGASWAETITGTNAIGTALASRAPVQVHSSEHFVRSLHSWTCAATPVRDPRDGRLIGIVDISGPATTFHPMTLALVGSVARLAENEIRTRHLVAVDRLRSVAAPLLARLGGRALVVDPHGWLAAVTGMPPVDRLPLPKSLQAGRAWLPSLGMCRVEPLPGGWLVQVTDEPSDAPPRRVVLDLSRPPGLTVTVTGPVGSSTQRLSPRHAELLYALALHPEGRTASELAEDIFGDATRTVTVRAEISRLRRHLAEVLAHRPYRFGEGVAVEVIHPEHPGDLLPRSTAPVVVRARTSA, encoded by the coding sequence GTGGAGACAGGTCCGGTCGAGGTGACACGGCTGGCCGCCCTGGGTTCGGACCGGGCCACGCGCTTGCTCCACAAGGCCCGGGAGGCGAGGCTCGCCGGCGACCGCCCGCCCGTCGCACCACGGGCCGAGATCGGTGCCTCCTGGGACCGGGTGCTGCGCAGCGGCATCGACCCCGAGCAGTCCACCCAGAGTGTGCTGCTGGAGACGGACGAGATCGAGCACCGGCGCCGCAGTTCCGCGCTGGGTGAGGTGATGCCGCTGCTCAGCGACGGTCTGGTCTCCATCGCCGACACCGCGCAACAGATCATGGTCGTCACCGATACCGAGGGCCGGGTGCTCTGGCGGCAGGGCAACTCGGGGGTGCTCCGCCGGGCCGACGGCATCTGTCTGGAGGAGGGTGCGTCCTGGGCCGAGACGATCACGGGCACGAACGCGATCGGTACGGCACTCGCCTCGCGCGCCCCGGTCCAGGTCCACTCGTCGGAGCATTTCGTCCGCAGTCTGCACTCCTGGACGTGTGCGGCGACCCCGGTCCGTGATCCGCGCGACGGCCGGCTGATCGGCATCGTCGACATCAGCGGCCCCGCGACCACATTCCATCCGATGACGCTGGCGCTGGTCGGTTCGGTGGCCCGGCTCGCCGAGAACGAGATCCGGACCCGGCATCTGGTCGCGGTCGACCGGCTGCGTTCGGTGGCGGCCCCGCTCCTCGCCCGGCTGGGCGGCCGGGCGCTGGTGGTGGACCCGCACGGCTGGCTGGCCGCCGTCACCGGCATGCCGCCGGTCGACCGGCTGCCGCTGCCGAAGTCACTGCAGGCCGGCCGGGCGTGGCTGCCGTCGCTCGGTATGTGCCGGGTGGAGCCGCTGCCCGGCGGCTGGCTGGTGCAGGTGACGGACGAGCCGTCGGATGCGCCGCCGCGCCGGGTGGTCCTCGATCTGAGCCGGCCGCCCGGCCTCACGGTCACGGTGACGGGCCCGGTCGGCTCGTCGACCCAGCGGCTCTCGCCGCGCCATGCCGAGCTGCTGTACGCGCTGGCGCTGCACCCCGAGGGGCGTACGGCGTCGGAGCTGGCGGAGGACATCTTCGGCGATGCGACCCGGACGGTGACGGTCCGGGCGGAGATCTCACGGCTGCGGCGCCATCTGGCCGAGGTGCTGGCGCACCGGCCGTACCGCTTCGGTGAGGGGGTCGCGGTGGAGGTGATCCATCCGGAACACCCGGGCGATCTGCTGCCGCGCTCGACGGCGCCGGTGGTGGTCAGGGCCCGTACGTCGGCGTGA
- a CDS encoding phosphotransferase, with product MQGRLSAVIDFGTPAVGDPAVDLLPAWLFLPAGARDVFRTALDVDDATWARGRGWALASSLPVPDDPARVRAALHQLDELVADLWMVRIGPARARSERDSPQPRQSTGEVPGSVSARPSWARSVIQRAGR from the coding sequence GTGCAGGGCAGGCTGAGCGCCGTCATCGACTTCGGCACGCCGGCCGTCGGTGATCCTGCGGTCGATCTGCTGCCCGCGTGGCTGTTCCTGCCGGCCGGGGCGCGGGACGTCTTCCGGACAGCGCTCGACGTCGACGACGCGACCTGGGCACGGGGGCGGGGCTGGGCCCTGGCGAGTTCCCTGCCGGTGCCCGACGACCCGGCGCGGGTCCGCGCCGCCCTGCATCAGCTCGACGAACTCGTCGCCGACCTCTGGATGGTTCGGATCGGGCCGGCTCGGGCCCGATCCGAACGGGACAGCCCTCAGCCCAGGCAGTCGACCGGGGAAGTCCCCGGGTCCGTCAGCGCCAGGCCCAGCTGGGCGCGCTCGGTGATCCAGCGGGCCGGGCGGTAG
- the cysD gene encoding sulfate adenylyltransferase subunit CysD — MTTVATVSEGTDNPYALSHLDSLESEAVHIFREVAGEFERPVILFSGGKDSILMLHLALKAFAPAPVPFALLHVDTGHNFPEVLEYRDRTVAEHGLRLHVASVQEYIDAGKLRERPDGTRNPLQTVPLTEAIQQHRFDAVFGGGRRDEEKARAKERVFSLRDEFSQWDPRRQRPELWQLYNGRHAPGEHVRVFPISNWTELDVWQYIEREGIELPEIYFAHEREVFNRSGMWLTAGDWGGPKEGERVETRQVRYRTVGDMSCTGAVDSDATTLAAVITEIAASRLTERGATRADDKMSEAAMEDRKREGYF, encoded by the coding sequence GTGACGACCGTCGCGACTGTGTCGGAAGGCACCGACAATCCGTACGCACTCAGCCACCTGGACTCCCTGGAGTCCGAGGCGGTGCACATCTTCCGTGAGGTGGCGGGGGAGTTCGAACGGCCGGTGATCCTGTTCTCCGGCGGCAAGGACTCCATCCTGATGCTGCATCTGGCGCTCAAGGCTTTCGCGCCCGCGCCGGTGCCGTTCGCACTGCTGCATGTGGACACGGGACACAACTTCCCCGAGGTCCTGGAGTACCGCGACCGCACGGTCGCCGAGCACGGGCTGCGGCTGCATGTGGCCTCCGTGCAGGAGTACATCGACGCCGGGAAGCTCCGCGAGCGCCCCGACGGTACGCGCAACCCGCTGCAGACCGTGCCGCTGACCGAGGCGATCCAGCAGCACCGCTTCGACGCCGTGTTCGGCGGCGGCCGCCGCGACGAGGAGAAGGCACGCGCCAAGGAGCGGGTCTTCTCGCTGCGCGACGAGTTCTCCCAGTGGGACCCGCGCCGCCAGCGCCCCGAGCTGTGGCAGCTGTACAACGGCCGGCACGCCCCCGGCGAGCACGTCCGGGTCTTCCCGATCTCCAACTGGACCGAGCTCGATGTCTGGCAGTACATCGAGCGCGAGGGCATCGAGCTCCCGGAGATCTACTTCGCCCACGAGCGGGAGGTCTTCAACCGGTCCGGGATGTGGCTGACCGCCGGTGACTGGGGCGGCCCCAAGGAGGGCGAGCGGGTCGAGACCCGGCAGGTGCGCTACCGCACCGTCGGCGACATGTCCTGCACCGGCGCCGTCGACTCCGACGCCACGACGCTCGCCGCCGTGATCACCGAGATCGCCGCCTCCCGGCTCACCGAGCGGGGCGCGACACGCGCCGACGACAAGATGTCCGAGGCCGCGATGGAAGACCGCAAGCGCGAGGGGTACTTCTAG
- a CDS encoding phosphoadenylyl-sulfate reductase has product MTDTLQTDDLKTLAERAGRELEDASPLEILKWAADTFGKRFCVTSSMEDAVVAHLASRAFPGVDVVFLDTGYHFEETIGTRDAVDAVMDVNVITLTPRQSVAEQDAEYGPKLHDRDPDLCCKLRKVKPLEEGLTSYAAWATGLRRDESPTRANTPVVGWDEKRQKVKISPIARWTQDDVDAYVAEHGVLTNPLLMDGYASVGCAPCTRRVLEGEDARAGRWAGRGKTECGLHD; this is encoded by the coding sequence ATGACGGACACTCTGCAGACCGATGACCTCAAGACCCTGGCCGAGCGCGCGGGCCGGGAGCTGGAGGACGCCTCCCCGCTGGAGATCCTGAAGTGGGCCGCCGACACCTTCGGCAAACGGTTCTGCGTCACCTCCTCGATGGAGGACGCGGTCGTGGCGCACCTCGCCTCCCGCGCCTTCCCCGGCGTCGACGTGGTCTTCCTCGACACCGGGTACCACTTCGAGGAGACGATCGGGACCCGCGACGCGGTGGATGCCGTGATGGACGTCAATGTCATCACGCTGACCCCGCGTCAGAGCGTCGCCGAACAGGACGCCGAGTACGGGCCGAAGCTGCACGACCGCGACCCCGACCTGTGCTGCAAGCTGCGGAAGGTCAAGCCCCTTGAGGAGGGCCTGACTTCGTATGCGGCCTGGGCGACCGGGCTGCGTCGCGACGAGTCCCCGACCCGGGCGAACACCCCGGTGGTCGGCTGGGACGAGAAGCGGCAGAAGGTCAAGATCTCGCCGATCGCGCGCTGGACGCAGGACGACGTGGACGCGTATGTCGCGGAGCACGGAGTCCTCACCAACCCGCTGTTGATGGACGGGTACGCCTCCGTGGGCTGCGCGCCCTGCACCCGCCGGGTGCTGGAGGGCGAGGACGCGCGCGCCGGCCGCTGGGCCGGACGGGGCAAAACCGAGTGCGGGCTGCACGACTGA
- a CDS encoding acyl-CoA dehydrogenase family protein: MAATTHTVSNQVPPLVDYDVFAADRALTEAVERHLAPELLAGARDELGELGRSAGSAQVQRWGAQANEYPPKLRTHDRYGHRIDEVEFHPAWHRLLGHAVTAGLTDAWGRPGGHVRRAAGFLVWTQPEGGHGCPLSMTHAAVPALRTDPVLAAEWEPRLTSWVYEAGLRPPAQKAGVLFGMGMTEKQGGSDVRANTTRAEPLSADGEYLLTGHKWFCSAPMSDGFLVLAQAPGGLTCFLLPRVLPDGTRNVFAIQRLKDKLGNRSNASSEVEFDGTWARRVGDEGRGVRTIIEMVAATRLDCVLGSAALMRQAVAQAIHHCTYRSAFGGVLIEKPLMRNVLADLALESEAATVLALRLAAAYDADTEAERAFLRIAVPTAKYWVTKRCAPLAAEALECLGGNGYVEESGMPRLLREAPLNSIWEGSGNVQALDVLRALQREPQALNAFLQEVGRARGADHRLDGAIKDMLTELADLNGIEARARRLVERMALVLQGSLLVRWAPPEVADAFCASRLGGDWGSAFGTLPHSLDLASIVERARPVAP; the protein is encoded by the coding sequence ATGGCAGCCACCACCCACACAGTGTCCAACCAGGTCCCGCCCCTGGTCGACTACGACGTCTTCGCCGCCGACCGCGCGCTCACCGAGGCCGTCGAGCGGCACCTCGCACCCGAGCTGCTCGCCGGTGCACGCGACGAGCTCGGCGAGCTGGGCCGGTCCGCCGGGTCCGCGCAGGTCCAGCGGTGGGGTGCGCAGGCGAACGAGTACCCGCCGAAACTGCGTACCCATGACCGGTACGGGCATCGCATCGACGAAGTGGAGTTCCATCCGGCCTGGCACCGGCTGCTGGGGCACGCGGTCACCGCCGGGCTGACCGACGCCTGGGGCCGGCCGGGCGGTCATGTGCGGCGCGCCGCCGGGTTCCTGGTGTGGACGCAGCCCGAGGGCGGGCACGGCTGCCCGCTGTCGATGACGCATGCGGCAGTGCCCGCGCTGCGGACCGATCCGGTGCTGGCCGCCGAGTGGGAGCCGCGCCTGACCTCGTGGGTGTACGAGGCGGGGCTGCGGCCCCCCGCGCAGAAGGCCGGGGTGCTCTTCGGAATGGGCATGACGGAGAAGCAGGGCGGCTCCGACGTGCGGGCCAACACGACGCGGGCCGAGCCGCTGTCGGCCGACGGCGAGTATCTGCTGACCGGGCACAAGTGGTTCTGCTCGGCGCCGATGTCCGACGGCTTCCTGGTGCTGGCGCAGGCGCCCGGCGGGCTGACGTGCTTCCTGCTGCCCCGGGTGCTGCCGGACGGCACCCGCAACGTGTTCGCGATCCAGCGCCTCAAGGACAAACTGGGCAACCGGTCCAACGCGTCGAGCGAGGTCGAGTTCGACGGGACGTGGGCACGCCGGGTCGGCGACGAGGGGCGCGGGGTGCGCACCATCATCGAGATGGTCGCCGCGACCCGGCTGGACTGTGTGCTCGGTTCGGCGGCACTGATGCGGCAGGCGGTGGCGCAGGCGATCCATCACTGCACGTACCGCAGCGCGTTCGGCGGGGTGCTGATCGAGAAGCCGCTGATGCGCAATGTGCTGGCCGATCTGGCGCTGGAGTCGGAGGCGGCGACGGTGCTGGCGCTGCGGCTGGCCGCTGCGTACGACGCCGATACGGAGGCGGAGCGGGCGTTCCTGCGGATCGCGGTGCCGACGGCGAAGTACTGGGTGACGAAGCGCTGCGCACCGCTGGCCGCCGAGGCGCTGGAGTGTCTGGGCGGCAACGGTTACGTCGAGGAGTCCGGGATGCCGCGGCTGCTGCGTGAGGCGCCGCTCAACTCGATCTGGGAGGGCTCGGGGAACGTGCAGGCGCTGGATGTGCTGCGGGCGCTGCAGCGCGAGCCGCAGGCGCTGAACGCGTTCCTGCAGGAGGTCGGCAGGGCGCGCGGTGCGGATCACCGGTTGGACGGGGCGATCAAGGACATGCTGACCGAGCTGGCCGATCTGAACGGGATCGAGGCGCGGGCCCGGCGGCTCGTCGAGCGGATGGCGCTGGTGCTGCAGGGGTCGCTGCTCGTGCGCTGGGCGCCGCCGGAGGTGGCCGACGCGTTCTGCGCGTCACGGCTGGGCGGGGACTGGGGTTCGGCGTTCGGGACGCTGCCGCACAGCCTGGACCTGGCCTCGATCGTGGAGCGGGCCCGGCCCGTCGCGCCCTGA
- a CDS encoding YihY/virulence factor BrkB family protein, which translates to MQAANETPERPPGRLHRARVLYRNVSKRQMVWQLLKDTVNSCMEYRILGLAAEAAFFTLLSLPPLLLGLIGLLGYVDEWTNTTTVASIERNILNAAQTVLSQRGVNDFAKPLLADVTTGARPDVISIGFAIALWSGSRAVNVFIETITVMYGLDGQRGIVKTRLLSFLLYIVALLLGAVVLPLLVVGPDRVVEFIPWGTEVISIFYWPLVILLSIAFLTTLYHVSVPVRSPWIEDVPGALVALAMWVVGSFLLRIYLTSTVEGPTIYGSLAAPIAVLLWIGISAFAVLVGAAVNAAIDRVWPSLATAAARAANDRVRAAQAAELLARAQAENAEADWDDIDEGDTPYMPSEFPERWSRFLPPDDVKSRLRQPSRDKETTKDTSKDADRQGKGSPKSRS; encoded by the coding sequence GTGCAGGCAGCAAATGAAACACCCGAGCGGCCACCGGGCCGGCTCCACCGGGCCCGAGTCCTCTACCGCAACGTATCCAAGCGGCAGATGGTCTGGCAGCTGCTCAAGGACACCGTCAATTCGTGCATGGAGTACCGCATTCTCGGTCTCGCGGCCGAGGCGGCGTTCTTCACCCTGCTGTCGCTGCCGCCGCTGCTCCTCGGACTGATCGGACTGCTCGGCTACGTCGATGAGTGGACGAACACCACCACGGTCGCGTCCATCGAGCGCAACATCCTGAACGCGGCGCAGACGGTCCTGTCCCAGCGGGGCGTCAACGACTTCGCCAAACCGCTCCTGGCGGACGTCACGACCGGCGCCCGCCCCGATGTCATCTCCATCGGCTTCGCGATCGCTCTCTGGTCGGGGTCCCGTGCGGTGAACGTCTTCATCGAGACGATCACCGTGATGTACGGCCTCGACGGCCAGCGCGGCATCGTCAAGACACGGCTGCTCTCCTTCCTGCTGTACATCGTGGCGCTGCTGCTCGGCGCGGTCGTGCTGCCGCTGCTCGTGGTCGGCCCCGACCGGGTCGTGGAGTTCATCCCGTGGGGCACGGAGGTCATAAGCATCTTCTACTGGCCCCTGGTGATCCTGCTGTCGATCGCGTTCCTGACGACGCTCTACCACGTGTCCGTGCCGGTCCGCTCGCCGTGGATCGAGGACGTGCCGGGTGCGCTCGTGGCGCTCGCGATGTGGGTGGTCGGGAGCTTCCTGCTGCGGATCTATCTGACCAGCACGGTCGAGGGGCCGACGATCTACGGCTCGCTGGCCGCCCCGATCGCCGTGTTGCTGTGGATCGGCATCTCCGCGTTCGCGGTGCTGGTGGGGGCGGCGGTCAACGCCGCCATCGACCGGGTGTGGCCCTCGCTGGCGACGGCGGCGGCGCGTGCGGCCAACGACCGGGTGCGAGCGGCCCAGGCCGCGGAGCTCCTGGCGCGGGCGCAGGCGGAGAACGCCGAGGCGGACTGGGACGACATCGACGAGGGCGACACCCCCTATATGCCGTCCGAGTTCCCTGAGCGGTGGTCGAGGTTCCTGCCGCCCGACGATGTGAAGTCCAGGCTGCGGCAGCCGAGCCGCGACAAGGAGACGACGAAGGACACGTCCAAGGACGCGGATCGGCAGGGCAAGGGGTCCCCGAAGTCGCGGTCGTAG
- a CDS encoding nitrite/sulfite reductase: MAATPEQPATTAPRRKAGRHRGEGQWAVGHHTPLNGNEQFKKDDDGLNVRTRIETIYSKRGFDSIDPNDLRGRMRWWGLYTQRKPGIDGGKTAILEPEELDDKYFMLRVRIDGGRLTTAQLRVIGEISQEYARGTADITDRQNIQLHWIRIEDVPAIWEKLEAVGLSTTEACGDCPRVIIGSPVAGIAADEIIDGTPAVDEIHDRYIGSKEFSNLPRKFKTAISGSPVQDVVHEINDIAFVGVVHPEHGPGFDVWVGGGLSTNPRLAERLGAWVPLDEVPDVWAGVVGIFRDYGYRRLRTRARLKFLMADWGPVKFRQVLEDEYLKRPLLDGPAPEQPSNRWRDHVGVHEQQDGRFYVGFAPRVGRVDGATLAKIADLAAAHGSDRLRTTVEQKMLILDVERDQVDSLVAGLEALDFQVKPSPFRRGTMACTGIEFCKLAIVETKARGASLIDELERRLPDFDEPLTINVNGCPNACARIQTADIGLKGQLVLDADGNQVEGFQVHLGGALGLEAGFGRKVRGLKVTSAELPDYVERVLGRFQKEREDGERFATWAARASAESLS; encoded by the coding sequence ATGGCCGCTACCCCGGAACAGCCTGCGACCACCGCACCCCGCCGCAAGGCCGGACGCCACCGTGGCGAAGGCCAGTGGGCCGTGGGGCACCACACTCCGCTCAACGGCAATGAGCAGTTCAAGAAGGACGACGACGGTCTCAATGTGCGGACACGCATTGAGACGATCTACTCCAAGCGGGGTTTCGACTCGATCGACCCGAACGACCTGCGTGGGCGCATGCGTTGGTGGGGTCTGTACACCCAGCGCAAGCCCGGGATCGACGGCGGCAAGACCGCGATCCTGGAGCCGGAGGAGCTGGATGACAAGTACTTCATGCTGCGGGTACGGATCGACGGCGGCCGGCTGACCACCGCGCAGCTACGGGTCATCGGCGAGATCTCGCAGGAGTACGCGCGCGGCACCGCGGACATCACCGACCGGCAGAACATCCAGCTGCACTGGATCCGCATCGAGGACGTCCCGGCGATCTGGGAGAAGCTGGAGGCCGTCGGGCTGTCCACCACCGAGGCGTGCGGCGACTGCCCCCGCGTGATCATCGGCTCCCCGGTGGCGGGCATCGCCGCCGACGAGATCATCGACGGCACGCCCGCCGTCGACGAGATCCACGACCGCTACATCGGCAGCAAGGAATTCTCCAACCTGCCGCGCAAGTTCAAGACCGCGATCTCCGGTTCGCCGGTGCAGGACGTGGTCCACGAGATCAACGACATCGCGTTCGTCGGCGTGGTCCACCCCGAGCACGGTCCGGGCTTCGACGTCTGGGTCGGTGGCGGGCTCTCCACCAACCCGCGGCTCGCCGAGCGGCTGGGCGCATGGGTGCCGCTCGACGAGGTGCCGGACGTCTGGGCCGGAGTCGTCGGCATCTTCCGCGACTACGGCTACCGCCGGCTGCGCACCCGCGCACGGCTGAAGTTCCTGATGGCCGACTGGGGCCCCGTGAAGTTCCGCCAGGTGCTGGAGGACGAGTACCTCAAGCGCCCGCTGCTCGACGGCCCCGCCCCCGAGCAGCCGAGCAACCGCTGGCGCGACCACGTGGGTGTCCACGAGCAGCAGGACGGCCGTTTCTACGTCGGGTTCGCGCCCCGGGTCGGCCGCGTGGACGGCGCCACACTGGCCAAGATCGCCGACCTGGCGGCCGCGCACGGCTCGGACCGGCTGCGTACCACCGTCGAGCAGAAGATGCTCATCCTCGACGTGGAGCGGGACCAGGTGGACTCCCTGGTTGCCGGTCTCGAGGCGCTCGACTTCCAGGTGAAGCCCTCGCCGTTCCGGCGCGGCACGATGGCCTGCACCGGCATCGAGTTCTGCAAGCTGGCGATCGTCGAGACGAAGGCGCGTGGCGCCTCGCTGATCGACGAACTGGAGCGCCGCCTGCCGGACTTCGACGAGCCGCTGACCATCAATGTCAACGGATGCCCCAACGCCTGCGCCCGCATCCAGACCGCGGACATCGGCCTCAAGGGCCAGCTCGTCCTGGACGCCGACGGCAACCAGGTGGAGGGCTTCCAGGTGCACCTGGGAGGCGCACTGGGTCTGGAGGCCGGCTTCGGTCGCAAGGTCCGTGGCCTGAAGGTCACCTCGGCCGAGCTGCCGGACTATGTCGAGCGGGTGCTCGGCCGGTTCCAGAAGGAGCGCGAGGACGGCGAGCGGTTCGCGACGTGGGCGGCGCGGGCCAGTGCGGAGTCGCTGTCATGA
- a CDS encoding helix-turn-helix domain-containing protein: protein MGERYAERESRFDGAIVWTRQVPQGPVRPVLPDGCMDLLWIDGRLIVAGPDTHAYEPSEGTGGRFTGIRFAPGTAPALLGVPAHELRDLRVDLADLWPGTQVRILTERIADAADPGAALESLALRRAAATGPPDPLMRSVAGQLAQGRSVAATAHTAGLGARQLHRRSLAAFGYGPKTLARILRLQRALALVRTGMPYADAALAAGCTDQAHLAREMRELAGTTLTAYCEASAKSDTAQPSGSRTTA from the coding sequence ATGGGCGAAAGGTACGCAGAGCGGGAGTCCCGCTTCGACGGGGCGATCGTCTGGACGCGGCAGGTGCCGCAGGGGCCTGTCCGGCCCGTGCTGCCCGACGGCTGCATGGACCTGCTCTGGATCGACGGCCGGCTGATCGTCGCCGGGCCCGACACCCACGCGTACGAACCCTCCGAAGGCACCGGCGGCCGGTTCACCGGCATCAGGTTCGCCCCGGGCACCGCCCCGGCCCTCCTCGGCGTACCGGCACACGAACTGCGCGACCTGCGGGTCGACCTCGCCGATCTGTGGCCGGGTACCCAGGTGCGCATACTCACCGAGCGCATCGCCGACGCCGCCGACCCCGGTGCCGCACTGGAGTCCCTGGCGCTGCGCCGGGCGGCCGCCACCGGGCCGCCGGATCCGCTGATGCGGTCCGTCGCAGGGCAGCTCGCGCAGGGGCGGTCGGTCGCCGCCACCGCGCACACGGCCGGTCTCGGCGCCCGGCAGTTGCACCGCCGATCGCTGGCGGCCTTCGGCTACGGGCCCAAGACCCTGGCCCGGATCCTGCGACTGCAGCGCGCACTGGCCCTCGTACGGACCGGCATGCCGTACGCCGATGCGGCGCTCGCGGCGGGCTGCACCGACCAGGCGCACCTCGCGCGGGAGATGCGCGAACTGGCCGGTACGACCCTGACCGCCTACTGCGAGGCGTCGGCGAAGAGTGACACCGCGCAGCCGTCCGGGTCGAGGACCACCGCGTAA
- a CDS encoding GNAT family N-acetyltransferase — protein MSNPEPAPAAAEVTVWSLEQTSPDDLRPAAAPEGDVRIVRSAVPLPEFSRFLYTAVGGDIQWTDRLSMTYAEWQEALDRPGAETWVAYENGTPAGYIELDPQDDGVVEIMYFGLIPAFRGRRIGGHLLAYGAARAWDLAERWPERPPTKRVWLHTCSKDGPHAMDNYLRRGFRLFDTKVELEADVATPGPWPGAAR, from the coding sequence ATGAGCAACCCTGAGCCCGCCCCTGCCGCCGCCGAGGTGACCGTCTGGTCCCTGGAACAGACCTCCCCCGACGATCTGCGGCCCGCCGCGGCCCCCGAGGGTGACGTCCGGATCGTACGGTCGGCGGTGCCGCTGCCGGAGTTCAGCCGCTTCCTGTACACAGCGGTCGGCGGCGACATCCAGTGGACCGACCGGCTCTCGATGACGTACGCCGAGTGGCAGGAGGCCCTGGACCGGCCCGGGGCGGAGACCTGGGTGGCGTACGAGAACGGGACCCCGGCCGGCTACATCGAGCTGGACCCGCAGGACGACGGCGTGGTCGAGATCATGTACTTCGGCCTGATCCCGGCCTTCCGGGGGCGCCGGATCGGCGGTCATCTTCTCGCGTACGGGGCAGCGCGCGCCTGGGACCTGGCGGAGCGCTGGCCGGAGCGGCCGCCGACGAAGCGGGTATGGCTGCACACCTGCTCCAAGGACGGCCCGCACGCCATGGACAACTATCTGCGCCGCGGGTTCAGGCTCTTCGACACCAAGGTCGAGCTGGAGGCGGACGTGGCGACGCCGGGACCGTGGCCCGGCGCCGCCCGATAG
- a CDS encoding VOC family protein, giving the protein MTDSYKTRCAAAFYVRTMTPRLDAIGITTADLAASLAFYRRLGLDIPAGADSAPHVEVTLPNGQRILWDTEDVIRSFDPGWAGSQGGDRVGLAFVCDSPTEVDAVYADLTGAGYQGHLKPWDAVWGQRYAVVLDPDGCAVSLFADASQ; this is encoded by the coding sequence ATGACCGATTCGTACAAGACCCGCTGTGCGGCTGCGTTCTACGTTCGGACCATGACTCCACGACTCGACGCGATCGGCATCACCACCGCGGATCTGGCCGCATCGCTCGCCTTCTACCGCCGGCTCGGGCTCGACATCCCCGCCGGAGCGGACTCCGCACCCCATGTCGAAGTGACCCTGCCGAACGGACAGCGCATCCTGTGGGACACCGAGGACGTCATCCGCTCCTTCGACCCCGGGTGGGCCGGTTCGCAAGGGGGTGACCGGGTCGGGCTCGCGTTCGTCTGCGACAGCCCGACGGAGGTGGACGCGGTGTACGCCGACCTGACCGGCGCCGGGTACCAGGGCCATCTGAAGCCGTGGGACGCCGTGTGGGGGCAGCGTTACGCGGTGGTCCTCGACCCGGACGGCTGCGCGGTGTCACTCTTCGCCGACGCCTCGCAGTAG